Proteins encoded within one genomic window of Amorphoplanes friuliensis DSM 7358:
- a CDS encoding NAD(P)/FAD-dependent oxidoreductase produces the protein MRERVVVVGAGFGGLFATRALRRADVDITLINGTAYHLFQPLLYQVATGILSEGEIAPPIREVLKNQDNVDVRLGWVRDVDVNAKTVSVAGPGIDYTVGYDTLIVSAGASQSYFGNDAFAEHAPGLKSVDDALELRSRIFNAFELADLQTDEDKTDRWLTFVVVGAGATGVEMAGQIAELAHRTLPGQYKHIDPHRARIILVDAVGAVLNTFGDHLSTRALRQLHLLGVEVELDTKVVGVDATGIEVETPRGHQRIESMTKVWAAGVAAPPLARRLAEATGAGTDRAGRVLVEPDLTLPGHPEIFVVGDMMALDRLPGVAQVAIQGGRHAAGQIKRRLAGRETGQAFHYFDKGSMATVSRFSAVASIGRVRISGFLGWLMWLAVHLLYLVGFKNRLTAVLHWAVSFLGRGRSERVSTLQQGFARAAVREYGDPFTRERAGAGKAT, from the coding sequence ATGCGGGAACGGGTTGTCGTGGTCGGGGCGGGCTTCGGTGGGCTCTTCGCCACCCGGGCGCTGCGCCGGGCCGACGTCGACATCACTCTGATCAACGGCACCGCCTATCACCTCTTCCAGCCGCTGCTCTACCAGGTGGCGACGGGCATCCTCTCCGAGGGCGAGATCGCGCCGCCCATCCGCGAGGTGCTCAAGAACCAGGACAACGTCGACGTCCGGCTCGGCTGGGTGCGAGACGTGGACGTGAACGCGAAAACCGTCTCGGTCGCCGGTCCTGGCATCGACTACACCGTCGGTTACGACACGCTGATCGTGTCGGCCGGCGCCTCGCAGTCGTACTTCGGCAACGACGCCTTCGCCGAGCACGCGCCCGGCCTCAAGAGTGTCGACGACGCCCTCGAGCTGCGCTCCCGGATCTTCAACGCGTTCGAGCTGGCCGACCTGCAGACCGACGAGGACAAGACCGACCGCTGGCTGACCTTCGTCGTGGTCGGCGCCGGTGCCACCGGTGTGGAGATGGCCGGGCAGATCGCCGAGCTGGCGCACCGCACCCTGCCGGGGCAGTACAAGCACATCGACCCGCACCGGGCGCGGATCATCCTGGTGGACGCGGTCGGCGCGGTGCTGAACACCTTCGGTGACCACCTGTCGACCCGGGCGCTGCGGCAGCTGCACCTGCTCGGGGTCGAGGTCGAGCTGGACACGAAGGTGGTGGGTGTCGACGCCACGGGCATCGAGGTCGAGACACCGCGGGGTCACCAGCGGATCGAGTCGATGACCAAGGTGTGGGCCGCCGGTGTGGCCGCCCCGCCCCTGGCCCGCAGGCTGGCCGAGGCGACGGGCGCCGGGACCGACCGCGCCGGACGGGTGCTGGTCGAGCCCGACCTGACCCTGCCGGGGCACCCCGAGATCTTCGTCGTCGGCGACATGATGGCGCTGGACCGGCTGCCGGGTGTCGCGCAGGTCGCGATCCAGGGCGGGCGGCACGCCGCGGGACAGATCAAGCGGCGTCTGGCCGGCCGTGAGACCGGTCAGGCGTTCCACTACTTCGACAAGGGCAGCATGGCGACGGTCTCGCGGTTCTCCGCGGTGGCGAGCATCGGCCGGGTCCGCATCTCCGGGTTCCTCGGCTGGCTGATGTGGCTGGCGGTGCACCTGCTCTACCTGGTCGGCTTCAAGAACAGGCTCACCGCCGTACTGCACTGGGCGGTCAGTTTCCTCGGCCGCGGGCGCTCCGAGCGGGTCTCGACCCTCCAGCAGGGCTTCGCCCGGGCCGCGGTCCGGGAGTACGGCGACCCCTTCACCCGGGAACGCGCCGGCGCCGGTAAGGCGACCTGA
- a CDS encoding maleylpyruvate isomerase family mycothiol-dependent enzyme, protein MTTLADRTIDALRRRHDQLAAVVAALTPAQLVGPSGATQWIVADVLSHVGSGAEITLAGFRAAVDSTPAPDQGFNQGVWDRWNALSPEEQAPASITSDAALVDALEAVPADRRDGLRISMGFLPEPLPLAGYAGMRLNEAILHGWDVEVAVDPAATLDPESAQVLAEQLAGDLSFLLGFIGKPDTLGQPATVRIQGTPFSIVLDGSARLTADPAEPTATFEGSLEAAMRLLAGRLRERDTADVKVSGNVSLDDLQRAFPGY, encoded by the coding sequence ATGACGACCCTCGCAGACCGCACGATCGACGCCCTGCGGCGCCGCCACGACCAGCTCGCAGCGGTCGTGGCAGCGCTGACACCCGCCCAGCTCGTCGGCCCGTCCGGCGCCACGCAGTGGATCGTCGCCGACGTCCTCTCGCACGTCGGCAGCGGTGCCGAGATCACCCTGGCTGGCTTCCGGGCGGCCGTCGACAGCACCCCCGCCCCGGACCAGGGTTTCAACCAGGGCGTCTGGGACCGGTGGAACGCCCTGAGCCCCGAGGAGCAGGCGCCCGCGTCGATCACCTCCGACGCCGCGCTCGTCGACGCCCTCGAAGCGGTGCCGGCGGACCGGCGCGACGGCCTGCGGATCAGCATGGGCTTCCTGCCGGAGCCGCTGCCGCTGGCCGGGTACGCCGGGATGCGGCTCAACGAGGCGATCCTGCACGGCTGGGACGTCGAGGTCGCCGTGGACCCGGCGGCGACGCTCGACCCGGAGTCCGCGCAGGTCCTGGCCGAGCAGCTCGCCGGTGACCTGAGCTTCCTGCTCGGTTTCATCGGCAAGCCCGACACGCTCGGGCAGCCCGCGACGGTCCGGATCCAGGGCACGCCGTTCAGCATCGTCCTGGACGGCTCGGCGCGGCTCACGGCCGACCCGGCCGAGCCCACAGCGACCTTCGAGGGCTCCCTCGAGGCGGCGATGCGCCTGCTCGCCGGCCGTCTCCGCGAGCGGGACACCGCCGACGTCAAGGTCAGCGGCAACGTCTCGCTCGACGACCTGCAGCGCGCCTTCCCCGGGTACTGA
- a CDS encoding dihydrofolate reductase family protein translates to MRKLINSTYITLDGVIENPMWTMPYFDEEAGAFAGSQTDAADALLMGRATYDGFAAAWPARDESDPSTGAAYFNNVKKYVASTTLTDPTWKNSEVLQGDLVEAVTALKAQDGKDIIQYGYGSVTTQLVRAGLVDEVRFWIHPVLEGGATLSTPLSDVKASFELIDTKVFKSGVIVASYRPAKN, encoded by the coding sequence ATGCGCAAGCTCATCAACTCGACCTACATCACCCTCGACGGCGTCATCGAGAACCCCATGTGGACCATGCCGTACTTCGACGAGGAGGCCGGCGCGTTCGCCGGTTCGCAGACCGACGCGGCGGACGCCCTGCTGATGGGCCGGGCGACCTACGACGGCTTCGCGGCGGCCTGGCCTGCCCGCGACGAGAGCGACCCCAGCACCGGCGCGGCCTACTTCAACAACGTCAAGAAGTACGTCGCCTCGACCACGCTGACCGACCCCACCTGGAAGAACAGCGAGGTGTTGCAGGGCGACCTGGTCGAGGCGGTCACCGCGCTCAAGGCCCAGGACGGCAAGGACATCATCCAGTACGGGTACGGCTCGGTCACCACTCAGCTGGTCCGGGCCGGGCTGGTCGACGAGGTCCGCTTCTGGATCCACCCGGTGCTCGAGGGCGGCGCGACCCTGTCGACGCCGCTGAGCGACGTGAAGGCCTCGTTCGAGCTGATCGACACCAAGGTCTTCAAGAGCGGTGTGATCGTCGCCTCGTACCGACCGGCCAAAAACTAA
- a CDS encoding glycoside hydrolase family 27 protein gives MRIRRIVLSLLLVVAAVPALQSPAAAIDNGLARTPPMGFNNWNSTWCRAEFNEAMIKGIADLFVDKGLKAAGYQYVNLDDCWAQRQRDAQGNLVPDLTRFPNGIKALADYVHGKGLKFGIYTSAGTATCAPEGFPGGLDHEDQDARLFASYGVDYLKYDNCNNQGRDAVQRYTRMRDALAATGRPIILALCEWGENQPWRWAGAVGNLWRTTGDIEDNWGSVLNIIRQNSVLAAYAKPGFWNDPDMLEVGNGGMTDTEYRTHFSLWSMMSAPLLIGSDLRTASASTLSILTNTAVIAIDQDPLGKAAYVVRNSGGQWVFSKVLANGDRAVALFNENGSATTISTSAAQAGMNAAGSYTLRDLWSGSTTTTSGTISATVPAHGTVVYRVSGGSAYAGHSLVGQGSGQCLDVHDNLVAGDAPVEIFGCNGGANQRWNATPAGELRVYDGTRCLDVTNGGTAGGTRVIQWECNGGANQQFRLNADGTITAVQSGQCLDVSGGGSAPGTAIIIWPCHRAANQIWSRG, from the coding sequence ATGCGGATACGCCGGATCGTCCTGTCCCTGCTGCTCGTGGTCGCGGCCGTCCCGGCGCTGCAGTCACCGGCCGCCGCCATCGACAACGGCCTCGCCCGGACACCACCGATGGGTTTCAACAACTGGAACTCGACGTGGTGCCGGGCCGAGTTCAACGAGGCGATGATCAAGGGGATCGCCGACCTCTTCGTCGACAAGGGCCTGAAGGCCGCCGGCTACCAGTACGTCAACCTCGACGACTGCTGGGCGCAGCGGCAGCGCGATGCGCAGGGCAACCTCGTGCCGGACCTGACCCGCTTTCCCAACGGCATCAAGGCGCTCGCTGATTACGTCCACGGCAAGGGCCTGAAGTTCGGGATCTACACCAGCGCCGGGACGGCGACGTGTGCGCCGGAGGGCTTCCCCGGCGGCCTCGATCACGAGGACCAGGACGCCCGGCTGTTCGCCTCGTACGGCGTCGACTACCTCAAGTACGACAACTGCAACAACCAGGGCCGCGACGCCGTGCAGCGGTACACCCGGATGCGCGACGCGCTCGCCGCCACCGGCCGGCCGATCATCCTTGCGCTGTGCGAGTGGGGTGAGAACCAGCCGTGGCGCTGGGCCGGTGCCGTCGGCAACCTGTGGCGGACCACGGGTGACATCGAGGACAACTGGGGCTCGGTGCTGAACATCATCCGGCAGAACAGTGTGCTGGCCGCGTACGCGAAGCCGGGTTTCTGGAACGACCCCGACATGCTGGAGGTCGGCAACGGGGGAATGACCGACACCGAATATCGGACGCACTTCTCGCTGTGGTCGATGATGTCCGCGCCGTTGCTGATCGGCTCCGATCTGCGCACGGCCTCCGCTTCGACGCTGAGCATCCTGACCAACACCGCCGTCATCGCGATCGACCAGGATCCGCTGGGCAAGGCGGCCTACGTCGTGCGCAACTCCGGCGGGCAGTGGGTCTTCAGCAAGGTCCTCGCCAACGGCGATCGTGCGGTGGCGCTCTTCAACGAGAACGGCAGCGCCACGACCATCAGCACCAGTGCGGCCCAGGCAGGGATGAACGCCGCCGGCAGCTACACCCTGCGCGACCTGTGGAGCGGCAGCACCACCACAACTTCGGGGACGATCAGCGCTACCGTCCCGGCGCACGGCACGGTCGTCTACCGGGTCTCGGGCGGTTCGGCCTACGCCGGTCACTCGCTGGTCGGGCAGGGGTCGGGCCAGTGCCTGGACGTGCACGACAACCTCGTCGCCGGCGACGCGCCCGTGGAGATCTTCGGGTGCAACGGCGGTGCCAACCAGCGCTGGAACGCCACCCCGGCCGGTGAGCTGCGCGTCTACGACGGCACGCGCTGCCTCGACGTGACCAACGGCGGCACGGCCGGCGGCACCAGGGTGATTCAGTGGGAGTGCAACGGCGGTGCCAACCAGCAGTTCCGGCTCAACGCCGACGGCACGATCACCGCGGTCCAGTCGGGGCAATGCCTCGACGTCTCGGGTGGTGGGTCCGCGCCCGGCACGGCCATCATCATCTGGCCGTGTCACCGTGCGGCCAACCAGATCTGGTCCCGGGGGTGA
- a CDS encoding SDR family oxidoreductase, producing MRNVNALAVVTGGSDGIGLALATRLAATGTEVILPVRNPAKGEAALTRIRAAVPAGEVSLRTLDLASLESVAALTAQLRAEGRPVHLLINNAGVMTPPARLTTADGLELQFGTNHVGHVALTAGLLPLLSAGQARVTTLTSSAARQGRIDWADLQSERRYAPIRAYGQSKLANLLFALELDRRSRAAGWGIVSNAAHPGTTITNLYAARPKLEKIMTRLARRGVLVQEVGRGLLPILYAATSPEAQGGRLYGPDGFGQFTGGPTELTMYRSARDEAAAARLWELSLDLAHVEFAAAS from the coding sequence GTGCGGAACGTGAATGCTCTGGCCGTCGTGACGGGCGGAAGTGACGGCATCGGCCTGGCCCTGGCGACCCGCCTGGCCGCGACCGGCACCGAGGTGATCCTGCCCGTCCGCAACCCCGCCAAGGGCGAGGCCGCCCTGACCCGGATCCGCGCGGCCGTGCCCGCGGGCGAGGTGTCGCTGCGCACGCTGGACCTGGCCTCGCTGGAGTCCGTCGCCGCGCTGACCGCGCAGCTGCGCGCCGAGGGCCGCCCGGTCCACCTGCTGATCAACAACGCCGGCGTGATGACCCCGCCGGCCCGCCTGACCACGGCCGACGGCCTCGAGCTGCAGTTCGGCACCAACCACGTCGGGCACGTCGCGCTCACCGCCGGTCTCCTGCCGCTGCTCAGCGCCGGACAGGCCCGGGTCACCACCCTGACCAGCAGTGCCGCCCGTCAGGGCCGGATCGACTGGGCCGATCTGCAGAGCGAGCGCCGGTACGCGCCGATCCGGGCGTACGGTCAGTCCAAGCTCGCAAATCTGCTCTTCGCCCTGGAGCTGGACCGGCGCAGCCGGGCCGCGGGCTGGGGCATCGTCAGCAACGCCGCGCACCCGGGCACCACGATCACCAACCTCTACGCCGCCCGTCCGAAGCTGGAGAAGATCATGACGCGCCTGGCCCGCCGCGGCGTCCTGGTCCAGGAGGTCGGCCGCGGCCTGCTCCCCATCCTGTACGCCGCCACGAGCCCCGAAGCGCAGGGCGGCCGCCTCTACGGCCCGGACGGATTCGGCCAGTTCACGGGCGGGCCCACCGAGCTGACGATGTACCGGTCCGCCCGCGACGAGGCGGCAGCGGCCCGGCTCTGGGAGCTGTCGCTCGATCTGGCCCACGTCGAGTTCGCGGCGGCGAGCTGA
- a CDS encoding helix-turn-helix transcriptional regulator, whose product MDRPRLAAFLRARREALQPEDVGLPRGQRRRTGGLRREEVAVLTDMSIDYYSRLEQPRGPHPSEQILAALARGLRLSLEERDHLFRLAGYATPSRAAHSEHVNPGMMRIFDGLEDAAAQVVSHLGETLRQTRLSAALIGDESVHTGLARSLHYRWFTDPDTRLLHPEEDRDTQSRTIAAHLHASYTGDGAGSRAAEIVGELLAASPEFAGLWREHPVAGPYCVPKRLVHPELGRLDLHCQTLVDPDQSQLLVVYTAAPGSETADKLRLLSVIGAGGV is encoded by the coding sequence ATGGACCGGCCGAGACTCGCCGCCTTCCTCCGGGCGCGGCGTGAGGCCCTGCAACCCGAGGACGTCGGTCTGCCCCGCGGGCAGCGCCGTCGCACGGGCGGGCTGCGCCGCGAGGAGGTGGCGGTGCTGACCGACATGTCGATCGACTACTACAGCCGCCTCGAACAACCGCGCGGGCCGCACCCCTCCGAGCAGATCCTCGCCGCGCTGGCCCGGGGCCTGCGGCTCTCGCTGGAGGAACGGGACCACCTGTTCCGGCTGGCGGGCTACGCCACCCCGTCCCGCGCGGCGCACAGCGAGCACGTCAACCCCGGCATGATGCGCATCTTCGACGGGCTGGAGGACGCCGCTGCCCAGGTGGTGAGCCATCTCGGCGAGACCCTCCGGCAGACGCGGCTGTCCGCCGCGCTGATCGGCGACGAGAGTGTCCACACCGGACTCGCGCGCAGCCTGCACTACCGCTGGTTCACCGACCCGGACACCCGGCTCCTGCACCCGGAGGAGGACCGCGACACGCAGAGCCGGACGATCGCGGCGCATCTGCACGCGTCGTACACCGGCGACGGCGCCGGGTCGCGGGCGGCCGAGATCGTCGGCGAGCTGCTGGCGGCCAGTCCGGAGTTCGCCGGGCTGTGGCGGGAGCACCCGGTCGCGGGGCCGTACTGCGTGCCGAAACGGCTGGTGCATCCGGAGCTCGGCCGGCTCGACCTGCACTGCCAGACGCTGGTCGACCCGGACCAGTCGCAGCTCCTGGTGGTCTACACGGCCGCGCCCGGTTCGGAGACGGCCGACAAGCTGCGGCTGTTGTCGGTGATCGGCGCCGGGGGCGTCTGA
- a CDS encoding MFS transporter, with translation MGALAPLRNREFRLLWTGMTTSLIGNGILLVALAWQVYDLSGLPAAMSAVGVALSLPQVVTLLIGGVVSDRFDPRRVMLFSDLVRAAVMAALAALSITGAIQLWQIITLTAVYGAAAGFFGPAFDALVPQIVAEEDLVAANALDQFIRPAGMQIFGPMLGGAVIAIGGAGWAFAADAATFVISVACLLAMRRIAAPAVVADQGSAESLWTELREGIRYVRSHVWLWGTFLSATFTYLLFVGPTEVLLPYVVKTELGGSATALGLILTSGGLGAIVAAISVGWAGIPRRFMTFMYGTWAIATLAVAGYGLATATWQLAAACVLVNGLEAAGTVAWATAKQRLVPGRLLGRVSSVDWFVSTALLPLSYALAAPVASWIGVRNTLVGAGVLGAIVTFGFLFLPGMRAPEAPVPADEARVPVGAAA, from the coding sequence GTGGGAGCCCTCGCCCCGCTGCGGAACCGTGAGTTCCGGCTGCTGTGGACGGGCATGACCACGTCGCTGATCGGCAACGGCATTCTGCTGGTGGCGCTGGCCTGGCAGGTCTACGACCTGTCGGGCCTGCCCGCCGCCATGTCCGCCGTCGGCGTGGCGTTGTCGCTCCCGCAGGTCGTGACGCTGCTGATCGGGGGAGTGGTCAGCGACCGCTTCGATCCGCGGCGGGTCATGCTGTTCTCGGATCTCGTCCGTGCGGCGGTGATGGCCGCCCTCGCCGCCTTGAGCATCACCGGCGCGATCCAGCTGTGGCAGATCATCACCCTGACCGCCGTGTACGGCGCCGCGGCCGGCTTCTTCGGTCCGGCATTCGACGCGCTGGTGCCGCAGATCGTGGCGGAGGAGGACCTGGTCGCGGCCAACGCGCTGGACCAGTTCATCCGGCCCGCGGGCATGCAGATCTTCGGCCCGATGCTCGGCGGCGCGGTCATCGCGATCGGCGGCGCTGGCTGGGCCTTCGCGGCCGACGCGGCCACGTTTGTGATCTCGGTCGCGTGCCTGCTGGCCATGCGCCGCATCGCCGCGCCCGCGGTCGTGGCCGATCAGGGGTCCGCGGAGTCGCTCTGGACCGAGTTGCGCGAGGGCATCCGGTACGTCCGCAGCCACGTCTGGCTCTGGGGCACGTTCCTGTCGGCCACCTTCACGTACCTGTTGTTCGTCGGCCCGACCGAGGTGCTGCTCCCGTACGTGGTGAAGACCGAACTGGGTGGCAGCGCGACCGCCCTGGGCCTGATCCTGACCTCGGGCGGCCTGGGTGCGATCGTCGCCGCGATCAGCGTCGGCTGGGCGGGCATCCCGCGCCGGTTCATGACCTTCATGTACGGCACCTGGGCGATCGCCACGCTTGCGGTGGCGGGCTACGGGCTGGCCACGGCGACCTGGCAGCTCGCGGCCGCGTGTGTGCTGGTCAACGGGCTCGAGGCGGCCGGCACGGTGGCGTGGGCGACGGCCAAACAGCGGCTGGTCCCCGGGCGCCTGCTCGGCCGCGTCTCCAGTGTGGACTGGTTCGTCTCGACTGCCCTGCTCCCGCTGTCGTACGCCCTCGCGGCGCCGGTCGCGTCGTGGATCGGCGTCCGCAACACCCTGGTGGGTGCCGGTGTGCTGGGCGCGATCGTGACGTTCGGTTTCCTGTTCCTGCCGGGTATGCGGGCGCCGGAAGCACCCGTACCGGCCGACGAGGCCCGCGTTCCGGTCGGAGCGGCGGCGTGA
- a CDS encoding nuclear transport factor 2 family protein has translation MSAVLAAVAELSAAFAARDVTAALACFVADDDISYVGSEHSESATGRDVLTVLFKDVFSRDEAYSWQVTTASVREYGDCAYLIAEADAVAHTDAGETIPFAYRISGLLEPAPDGWRWRHCHGCEPAIGNTVDN, from the coding sequence GTGAGCGCGGTCCTGGCCGCGGTGGCGGAGCTCAGCGCGGCCTTCGCGGCCCGCGACGTCACCGCGGCCCTGGCCTGTTTTGTGGCCGACGACGACATCTCGTATGTGGGATCGGAGCACTCGGAGTCGGCCACCGGCCGCGATGTCCTGACCGTGTTGTTCAAGGACGTCTTCAGCCGCGACGAGGCGTATTCCTGGCAGGTGACCACAGCGTCGGTCCGCGAGTACGGCGACTGCGCCTACCTGATCGCGGAAGCGGATGCCGTCGCGCACACCGACGCGGGCGAGACGATTCCGTTCGCGTACCGGATCTCCGGTCTGCTCGAGCCGGCCCCGGACGGCTGGCGCTGGCGCCACTGCCACGGCTGCGAACCGGCCATTGGCAACACTGTTGACAACTGA
- a CDS encoding LytR C-terminal domain-containing protein has protein sequence MRSLIVVGVLLVAAVVSVVTALVRDTASGAVPGACAEGAPVADLTLPEGPDQVTVKVFNGSGRPGVADSLTTDFVNRRFRTEKPAKSKKKVDGVALLRFGPEGVGSAQLVRALFLGDAETQYEAKRKGKVVEVVVGGGFRQLATFTEANQSLAQLGEPELPPGACRA, from the coding sequence GTGCGATCACTGATCGTGGTCGGGGTGTTGTTGGTCGCCGCGGTGGTCTCGGTGGTGACGGCTCTGGTTCGCGACACCGCGAGCGGGGCCGTCCCGGGCGCCTGCGCCGAGGGTGCCCCGGTCGCCGACCTCACCCTCCCGGAGGGCCCCGACCAGGTGACGGTCAAGGTGTTCAACGGCTCGGGCCGCCCCGGCGTCGCCGACAGCCTGACCACCGACTTCGTCAACCGGCGCTTCCGCACCGAGAAGCCGGCCAAGAGCAAGAAGAAGGTCGACGGTGTCGCCCTGCTCCGGTTCGGTCCCGAGGGTGTCGGCTCGGCCCAGCTCGTCCGCGCGCTCTTCCTCGGCGACGCCGAGACGCAGTACGAGGCCAAGCGCAAGGGCAAGGTCGTCGAGGTGGTCGTCGGTGGCGGTTTCCGGCAGCTGGCGACCTTCACCGAGGCCAACCAGTCGCTGGCCCAGCTCGGCGAGCCGGAGCTGCCGCCCGGAGCCTGCCGCGCCTGA
- a CDS encoding DedA family protein has protein sequence MIADLLNAASSFVGWLATLDEWSVLLFTFLSTAVEMTFLLGLLVPGEAVVMLAAALPSGPLGFALAVTVGTAGALAGQILGYAVGRGFGARLRTTRLGRRIGVERFDRAEAYLAERGAAALVAVRFVAVIHAVVPIAAGVARMPFGRFLGWSALGTLLWVGAFAGVGAATAGAGAGGGTALLLTALGATCLGAVPIGARLLRRSFSHVSAVHG, from the coding sequence GTGATAGCAGACCTGTTGAACGCCGCTTCGTCCTTCGTCGGCTGGCTCGCCACTCTCGACGAGTGGTCGGTCCTGCTCTTCACCTTCCTGTCCACGGCCGTCGAGATGACGTTCCTGCTCGGTCTGCTCGTGCCCGGCGAGGCGGTGGTCATGCTCGCCGCGGCGCTGCCGTCCGGTCCGCTCGGCTTCGCCCTCGCCGTCACGGTGGGCACGGCAGGCGCACTGGCCGGCCAGATCCTCGGGTACGCCGTGGGCCGCGGTTTCGGCGCCCGCCTGCGCACCACCCGGCTGGGCCGCCGCATCGGTGTGGAGCGGTTCGACCGCGCCGAGGCCTACCTGGCGGAGCGCGGCGCGGCGGCGCTGGTCGCCGTCCGGTTCGTCGCCGTCATCCACGCCGTGGTGCCGATCGCGGCCGGGGTCGCCCGGATGCCGTTCGGGCGGTTCCTGGGCTGGTCGGCCCTGGGCACGCTGCTCTGGGTCGGTGCGTTCGCCGGGGTCGGCGCCGCGACGGCCGGCGCGGGCGCCGGAGGTGGCACGGCACTCCTGCTCACCGCGCTCGGGGCGACCTGCCTCGGCGCCGTCCCGATCGGCGCCCGGCTGCTGCGCCGCAGCTTCAGCCATGTATCCGCCGTACATGGCTGA
- a CDS encoding aminotransferase class I/II-fold pyridoxal phosphate-dependent enzyme, with translation MDHVLGNAKWADLERLRSGNPMYDATIEEIDGRRIRVGEHWLADFASCNYLGFDLEPEIMDSIGEQVRRWGTHPSWSRLLGNPALYPQIEEQLTELLDAPDTLVLPTITHIHMSVLPILAGQGLILLDSQAHKTIYDGAVYARGMGATLKRFRSGDAEQLAEMLRDAPAGMPKLVCMDGVNSMTGNAPDLATFARICREYDALLYVDDAHGFGVLGERAANEMSPYGIKGNAIVKYAGETYDNIVLVGGFSKSYSSLLAFLALPTWLKNHLKVSAPPYLYSGPAPTASLATVLAGMEVNAKRGDAIRADLYRKSMLVLDHVRALGVYTPNVGSTPVIELPLAEGEDIDVVGKLLWERGIYVTLAAYPLVPRDQVGFRAQVTAANTDAEIGELNAVITELAAAGRLRKAG, from the coding sequence ATGGATCACGTCCTCGGCAACGCCAAGTGGGCCGACCTCGAACGCCTGCGCAGCGGCAACCCGATGTACGACGCCACGATCGAGGAGATCGACGGCCGCCGCATCCGGGTCGGCGAGCACTGGCTGGCCGACTTCGCCTCCTGCAACTACCTCGGTTTTGATCTCGAGCCCGAGATCATGGACTCGATCGGGGAGCAGGTCCGCCGCTGGGGCACCCACCCGAGCTGGTCGCGGCTGCTCGGCAACCCCGCGCTGTACCCGCAGATCGAGGAGCAGCTGACCGAGCTGCTCGACGCGCCGGACACCCTGGTCCTGCCGACCATCACGCACATCCACATGTCGGTGCTGCCGATCCTGGCCGGCCAGGGCCTGATCCTCCTGGACTCGCAGGCGCACAAGACCATCTACGACGGTGCCGTCTATGCCCGCGGCATGGGCGCGACCCTCAAGCGCTTCCGCAGTGGCGACGCCGAACAGCTGGCCGAGATGCTGCGCGACGCGCCCGCCGGGATGCCGAAGCTCGTCTGCATGGACGGCGTCAACAGCATGACCGGCAACGCCCCGGACCTGGCGACGTTCGCGCGCATCTGCCGCGAGTACGACGCCCTGCTCTACGTGGACGACGCGCACGGCTTCGGCGTCCTGGGTGAGCGCGCCGCCAACGAGATGTCCCCCTACGGCATCAAGGGCAACGCCATCGTGAAGTACGCGGGCGAGACGTACGACAACATCGTGCTCGTCGGCGGCTTCTCGAAGTCGTACTCGTCGCTGCTGGCCTTCCTGGCCCTCCCGACATGGCTGAAGAACCACCTCAAGGTCTCCGCACCGCCGTACCTGTACTCGGGTCCGGCCCCGACCGCCTCGCTGGCGACGGTGCTGGCCGGCATGGAGGTCAACGCCAAACGCGGCGACGCGATCCGGGCCGACCTGTACCGCAAGAGCATGCTGGTGCTCGACCACGTCCGCGCACTGGGCGTCTACACACCCAACGTGGGCAGCACGCCGGTCATCGAGCTGCCGCTGGCCGAGGGTGAGGACATCGACGTCGTCGGCAAGCTGCTCTGGGAGCGCGGCATCTACGTGACCCTGGCGGCGTACCCGCTGGTCCCGCGGGATCAGGTCGGCTTCCGCGCCCAGGTCACCGCGGCCAACACGGACGCGGAGATCGGCGAGCTCAACGCGGTCATCACCGAGCTGGCGGCGGCCGGGCGGCTGCGTAAGGCAGGCTGA